A single Saccopteryx bilineata isolate mSacBil1 chromosome 9, mSacBil1_pri_phased_curated, whole genome shotgun sequence DNA region contains:
- the CNEP1R1 gene encoding nuclear envelope phosphatase-regulatory subunit 1: MNSLEQAEDLKAFERRLTEYIHCLQPATGRWRMLLIVVSVCTATGAWNWLIDPETQKVSFFTSLWNHPFFTISCITLIGLFFAGIHKRVVAPSIIAARCRTVLAEYNMSCDDTGKLILKPRPHVQ; the protein is encoded by the exons ATGAACTCGCTGGAGCAGGCGGAAG ACCTCAAGGCTTTCGAGAGGAGACTTACTGAATATATTCATTGTTTGCAACCCGCCACTGGACGTTGGAGAA TGCTTCTCATAGTGGTGTCTGTCTGCACAGCTACTGGTGCCTGGAACTGGTTAATAGATCCCGAGACACAAAAG GTGTCCTTCTTCACGTCACTATGGAATCACCCATTTTTCACCATTAGCTGTATCACTCTAATAGGCCTGTTTTTTGCTGGCATACACAAGAGAGTTGTTGCTCCATCGAT TATAGCTGCTCGATGTCGAACTGTATTAGCAGAGTACAATATGTCTTGTGATGAT acagGAAAACTAATTTTGAAACCTAGGCCTCACGTTCAGTGA